Genomic DNA from Streptomyces venezuelae:
GAAGCGCATGGGCCTGGACCAGCTCGACTACCCGGCCGCGGCGAAGGGCCTGAACTTCCACGACCTGCTGGCGCGCGTGGACCGCTGGGACTACAGCGTCTCCGCGAACGGCCACTCCACGGAGATGTGGGAGCGCGCGTACCCCTCGCACTACACCTCGCTGGACTACGGCTACCCGCGCAACGACGTGTACTACAGCGCGACCGCCGCCGACATCCGCGCGATCCGCGAGAAGCTCGGCATCGCGCCCGGCAAGCGGGCGATCCTCTACGCGCCCACCCACCGCGACTACGAGGCGGCCTGGACCCCGCGCCTCGACCTCGCGACCCTCGCGGACCGCCTGGGTGAGGACACGGTCCTCCTGGTCCGTGGCCACTACTTCTACGGCGGCGCGGCGTCGCCGCTGGCGGGCCTGCGCAAGAGCGGACGGGTCATCGACGTGTCGTCGTACGACCCCGTGGAGGAACTCGCGCTCGCTGCGGACGCACTGATCACGGACTACTCGTCGATCATGTTCGACTACGCCAACCTGGACCGCCCGATCGTCATCTACGCCGACGACTGGGAGACGTACGCGACGACGCGCGGCGTGTACTTCGACCTGATGGCGGAGGCGCCGGGCAAGGTGGCGCGCACGCAGGAGGAGCTGACGGCGCTGCTCACGTCGGACGCGTGGCGCGACGCGTCGGCGGAGAAGGCGCGGCGCGCGTTCCGGCACCGCTTCTGCGAGTACGACGACGGGCGCGCGGCCGAGCGGGTCGTACGCCGTGTCTTCCTCGGCGAGAGCGAGGAGTCCCTGCCGCCCGTCACGCCGGTCGACGAGCGCACCCCGGCACCGACGCCCGAGGAGGCGACCCAGCGATGACCACGACGCCTGATGTCTCCGCGACGCCCGACCTCACCGCGACGCCCGACGTCACCGTGACGGTGATCGTCTACAACGACGCGGAACGCCTCCCGCGCGCCGTCGCCTCGCTGCGCCGCCAGACGCACGCGAACATCGAGATCATCATCAGCGACGACCACTCGACGGACAGCACGCCGGAGGTGGCACGGCAGTTGGCGTCGGAGGACGACCGCGTGTCGTACCTCCGCCTCCCCGAGAACAGCGGCGGCTGCAGCGCACCGCGCAACCGGGCCCTCGACATCGCACGCGCCCCGTACCTGATGTTCCTGGACAGCGACGACGAACTCCCGGAGCGGTCGGTCGAGGTGCTCCTCGCCGCACACCGCGAACGGGAGGTGGACTTCGTGATGGGCGCGGTGGAGCGGATACGGGTCGACACGGGCCGCACCTCCACGTGGATGCCGCACCTGGTCGCGGAGCGGCGGACGGTGGAGGGCATCGAGGCGGAACCGTCCCTGTTCTTCGAGCACTTGTCGACGAGCAAGATGTACCGCCGCGCCTTCCTGGACGGGAACAACCTCCGTTTCCCGGAGGGCATCCACTACGAGGACCAGCTGTTCTCGGCGCAGGCGTACTGCCTCGCGACGGCGTTCACGGTCATCCCCGACCCCGTCTACCGCTGGTACATCGCGCCCTACGAGGCGGCGGAGTCCGCGTCGATCTCGAACCAGCGCCACAAGCTGACGAACGTCCGCGACCGCATACACGTCCAGCGCCTCATAGACGCGTTCCTCGTGTCGAGCGGCCACGAGGCCGTCCGCGAGGCGAAGGACTACAAGTTCCTGAAGCACGACTTCCGGATGTACGCGGGTGACCTGCCGTTCCGGGACGAGGAGTGGCTGACGGGCTTCGCGGAGATCGTGAACCCGTACCTGGCCGAGCTGGCTGCGGGCGCGTACGCACGCCTGCCCCGTGCCGAACGGGTCGTACTCCGCCTGGTCCAGGACGGCCGCCTGGAGGAGGCGCAGCTGGCGGCGCGGGGTCTGGGTCACGGAGTGGCGCCGCGCGAGACGACCATGGACGCGGCGGGCCGTGTCTACTGGGGCGGATACGTCCCCGAGTCCGCGGCCTCCCGCAGGGAGCTCGACGTCACGGACCTGGGCCTGGACTCCCGCCCCTTCGCGAGCGCGCAGTTCCGCCACGAGATCACGCGCGTGGAGCGGGGCCCGGCGGCGACGGTCACCCTGTCCATCCGCACGTACGACCCGGGCCTGCGCCTCCCGGTCGGCCCCCAGGTGGCCACGCTGCTCCTCGCCCCCGGCCGGCGCCGCATGAAGACCCCGTTCCGGCTGGACCCGGTCCGCCCCGGCGTCTTCGAGGGCACGGTCCGCCTGGACCTGGCGGCGGCCCCGCTCCCCCTCAACGGCTTCGCGGGCACGCGCCACCCTGTCCTCCAACTCACCTCGGGCCAACTCCGCAACACGGCCCTGCTCCTGGCCCCGCTGACCTTCCCCACGCTCAGGGCGCGCGTCGACTACCGCGGCGGCGCCCTCCCCCACGAGGTCACGGTGGAACCGGAGGGCCGGGCCTCGGGCCGCCTCCAGCTCCGCTGGACCCCGGTGGGCGTGACGGCCCGCGTGATACGGCCGCTGGCCAGGAGGGCGGGGGCGAAGGCGGGCTCGCGCCTGCGGAAGGCGGCGCGCCTGGCGGGGGCGCTCGCTCGCTGAGACCGCCGACTGAGGGCACGAGGGCGGCCGTCCGACGTCAAGTCACCGGACGGCCACCCTTGTTGTCGTATTCGGACAACGGCGGAGATTCGGCCCCTGGGGGACGGGAGTGGCGGGAAGATGCCGGTGACGTGACGTCACAGGGCGTCACCGAAGGGGGGAAGTCCCATGTTCCGCGCACTCTCCAGACCCGCTGGACCTTCCAGAGCCTCCCGGGGGCGACGTCTCGCCGCCGTGATGACGGGCACCACATTGGCCCTCGCAGGCCTCGTGGCACTCCCCGCCCCCGCGCAGGCGGCCGCCGGCCCCTCCGCCTACGTGGCCAACTTCCACGGCGACACGGTCTCGGTGGTCGACACGGAGACGAAAGCCGTCACCGACAGCATCACGGTCGGCAACAGCCCGGTGGGCGTGGCGATCGCGCCCGCGAAGGAGCGGGCCTACGTCACGAACTTCGACGAGGCCACGGTCTCGGTGATCGACACGGACACCGACACGGTGACGGCGACGATCCCGGTCGGCAGCAACCCGTTGAACGTGGCGGTGACCCCGTCCGGGTCGCGCGCGTACGTGGCGAACAGCGGCGGGACGACGGTGTCGGTGATCGACACGGCGACGAACACGGTGAGTGCCACGGTGCAGGTCGGGGAGGGCCCGAACGGCGTGGCGATGGCTCCCTCGGGCACGACCGCGTACGTCACGAACAACAACGGCAACTCGGTGTCCGTGGTGGACACGGCGACGAACACGGTGAGCGCGACGGTCCCGGTCGGGTCCGCCCCGGCGGGCGTGGCGGTCAACCCCACCGGCACCACCGCCTACGTCACGAACAACAACTCCGACTCGGTCTCGGTGCTGGACACGGCGACGAACACGGTGAGTGCCACGATCCCGGTCGGGGGGACGCCGAACAGCGTCACGTTCGCCCCGTCGGGCGGCCGGGCTTACGTCGCCGACCGGAGCAGCGGCGACGTGAAGGTGATCGACACGGCGACCCGTGCGGTGACGGCGACCGTCGCGGTCGGCGACGGCCCGGTCAGGGTCGAGGCGGACCCGTCCGGCACGGCGGTCTACGCGGCGAACATCGAGGACGACACGGTCTCGGTGATCGCCCCCGGGACGAACACGGTCACGGACACGATCGCGGGCTTCACGGGCCCGTACGGCATGGCGTTCACCGCGGCGCCGCCCGCCGCGCAGGCGGACGTAGCCGTCCACCTGACGGCGAAGCCGCACCTGAGCATCCTGGTCCCGTACCTCACGTACACGCTGACGGCGAACAACACGGGCCCGGCAACCGCCTCATCGGCAACTGTGACGGCAAAGCTCCCGACGGGCGCGAGGGCCACGAACCTGTCGTCCGGCTGCTCGGCATCCGGCACCGCGGTGGCGTGCGAGTACGCACCCATCTCCCCGAACACATCCGCGCAGAAGTCATTCCGAGTCCCCCTGCACCTGCTGACCCTGGGTCCGGTCAAGGTCACAGCGCAACGCACGACCTCAACCCCGGTGGACCCCACCCCGACCAACGACACGGCATCGGTAACCTGCACAGCGGTCTCGATCATCCTGGTCACCTGCCCCTGACCCACGCCCACCGCCGCCCGGACCCACCGGGCGGCGCCCCCAACGCACCGCAGACGGCGCGCCCGCGTCGACCGGAGCGGCCCGGATTCCGGCAGGTTCGTCGCCGAGCCACACCCCTACCGCCAGGGCGAACCCCTCAGCCACCCACCACCTCGTACAGAACCTGCCCCCGCGGACCCGTAGCCACCCGCCGCAGCGCGGGATCGTCGGCCCGAAGCCCCCCGTCCCCGGGGTACGCGACGACCCACCGCACCCCGTACCTCCGCAGGATGTCCAGCCGCTCCGCGCGCGCCGTGCCCGCGGCGAAGTAGTCCCGCACCGCGGTGACCCGTTGCTCCTGGTCCGGCAGGAAGAAGTCCGGGTAGCCGGGGGCCACCGTGTAGGGGCCGTACGCCGGGATCTGGCGGGAGGGGAACGTCTT
This window encodes:
- a CDS encoding glycosyltransferase family 2 protein gives rise to the protein MTTTPDVSATPDLTATPDVTVTVIVYNDAERLPRAVASLRRQTHANIEIIISDDHSTDSTPEVARQLASEDDRVSYLRLPENSGGCSAPRNRALDIARAPYLMFLDSDDELPERSVEVLLAAHREREVDFVMGAVERIRVDTGRTSTWMPHLVAERRTVEGIEAEPSLFFEHLSTSKMYRRAFLDGNNLRFPEGIHYEDQLFSAQAYCLATAFTVIPDPVYRWYIAPYEAAESASISNQRHKLTNVRDRIHVQRLIDAFLVSSGHEAVREAKDYKFLKHDFRMYAGDLPFRDEEWLTGFAEIVNPYLAELAAGAYARLPRAERVVLRLVQDGRLEEAQLAARGLGHGVAPRETTMDAAGRVYWGGYVPESAASRRELDVTDLGLDSRPFASAQFRHEITRVERGPAATVTLSIRTYDPGLRLPVGPQVATLLLAPGRRRMKTPFRLDPVRPGVFEGTVRLDLAAAPLPLNGFAGTRHPVLQLTSGQLRNTALLLAPLTFPTLRARVDYRGGALPHEVTVEPEGRASGRLQLRWTPVGVTARVIRPLARRAGAKAGSRLRKAARLAGALAR
- a CDS encoding beta-propeller fold lactonase family protein — encoded protein: MTGTTLALAGLVALPAPAQAAAGPSAYVANFHGDTVSVVDTETKAVTDSITVGNSPVGVAIAPAKERAYVTNFDEATVSVIDTDTDTVTATIPVGSNPLNVAVTPSGSRAYVANSGGTTVSVIDTATNTVSATVQVGEGPNGVAMAPSGTTAYVTNNNGNSVSVVDTATNTVSATVPVGSAPAGVAVNPTGTTAYVTNNNSDSVSVLDTATNTVSATIPVGGTPNSVTFAPSGGRAYVADRSSGDVKVIDTATRAVTATVAVGDGPVRVEADPSGTAVYAANIEDDTVSVIAPGTNTVTDTIAGFTGPYGMAFTAAPPAAQADVAVHLTAKPHLSILVPYLTYTLTANNTGPATASSATVTAKLPTGARATNLSSGCSASGTAVACEYAPISPNTSAQKSFRVPLHLLTLGPVKVTAQRTTSTPVDPTPTNDTASVTCTAVSIILVTCP